One genomic segment of Brassica napus cultivar Da-Ae chromosome A3, Da-Ae, whole genome shotgun sequence includes these proteins:
- the LOC106436571 gene encoding 2-methoxy-6-polyprenyl-1,4-benzoquinol methylase, mitochondrial produces MFCNNITTSALTRSRRLSIQAMALRYLSSRMTLGSRILSYRSSLASLHSHATSFGFQQIKEEEKSKLVGNVFTNVASSYDIMNDVMSAGLHRLWKERLVGKLSPFAGMKHLDVAGGTGDVAFRIFDAFNSVKRRALRKVDEASHEETQIYVCDINPNMLNVGKQRPAERGLSDNRSLVWVEGDAEALSFDDNSMDGYTIAFGIRNVTHIEKAIAEAYRVLKRGGRFLCLELSHVDIPVFKELYDLYSFQVIPNLGELIAGDRDSYQYLVESVRRFPPQERFAKMIGDAGFEKVEYENLVGGVVAIHSAIKL; encoded by the exons ATGTTCTGTAATAACATCACGACGTCTGCACTGACTCGATCTCGGAG ACTTTCTATACAAGCTATGGCACTTCGATACCTAAGCAGCAGGATGACACTTGGGAGCAGGATATTGAGCTACCGTTCCTCTCTTGCTTCACTTCATTCTCATGCCACAAGTTTTG GGTTTCAACAAAtaaaggaagaagagaaaagcaAGTTGGTTGGCAACGTTTTCACCAATGTAGCTTCCAGTTATGATATTATGAATGATGTCATGAGCGCTGGCTTGCATAGGCTATGGAAGGAAAG ACTCGTTGGGAAGCTTAGCCCATTCGCAGGGATGAAGCATCTTGATGTGGCCGGTGGAACGG GTGATGTTGCGTTTAGGATCTTTGATGCTTTTAACAGTGTCAAACGAAGAGCGTTGCGGAAAGTTGATGAGGCTTCACATGAAGAAACTCAGATCTATGTGTGTGACATTAACCCCAACATGTTAAACGTTGGGAAACAACGTCCTGCTGAGAGAG GTTTAAGTGACAACAGGTCACTCGTATGGGTCGAAGGAGATGCAGAGGCCTTGAGTTTCGATGACAATTCAATGGATGGATACACTATCGCATTTGGGATAAGGAATGTCACGCACATCGAAAAGGCGATCGCAGAGGCTTACAG GGTGCTAAAACGAGGAGGAAGGTTCTTGTGCCTTGagctcagccatgttgacatTCCAGTCTTCAAAGAACT ATACGATTTGTATTCGTTCCAGGTAATTCCAAACTTAGGGGAACTAATTGCCGGTGACAGGGATTCTTACCAGTACTTGGTTGAGAGTGTTCGTCGGTTTCCTCCTCAG GAGCGGTTTGCAAAGATGATAGGGGATGCAGGATTTGAGAAGGTGGAGTACGAGAACCTTGTTGGTGGAGTTGTCGCCATCCACTCTGCCATAAAGCTCTGA
- the LOC106443290 gene encoding 18S rRNA (guanine-N(7))-methyltransferase RID2 → MSTRPELLAPPEIFYDDSEARKYTSSSRIVEIQARLSERALELLALPEDDVPRFLLDIGCGSGLSGETISENGHQWIGLDISASMLNVAVEREVEGDLLLGDMGQGLGLRAGVIDGAISISAVQWLCNADKSSHEPRLRLKAFFGSLYRCLSRGARAVFQVYPESIAQRELILRQALQAGFGGGLVVDYPHSTKKRKEFLVLTCGSVPTSINDGHKGSGSEDDDDDSEDEDNGMVCVSDRNRPRKKQRTNKKGKGREWVLRKKEQSRRKGNDVPADSKYTARKRKSRF, encoded by the exons ATGTCGACTCGACCTGAGCTGCTAGCGCCGCCGGAGATATTCTACGATGACTCCGAGGCTCGCAAGTATACTTCTTCCTCACGTATCGTCGAAATTCAG GCGAGGTTGTCTGAgagagctttggagcttcttgcTTTGCCTGAAGATGATGTTCCTAGATTCTTGCTTGatattg GTTGTGGATCTGGCCTGAGCGGGGAAACAATCTCTGAGAACGGGCACCAATGGATTGGTCTTGACATTTCAGCCTCCATGCTTA ACGTTGCTGTTGAACGAGAAGTTGAGGGTGATCTTTTACTTGGTGACATGGGCCAG GGCTTAGGTCTTCGTGCAGGAGTCATAGATGGAGCCATCAGTATATCGGCTGTTCAG TGGTTATGCAATGCTGACAAGTCATCGCATGAACCTCGTTTGAGGCTAAA GGCTTTCTTTGGGTCACTATATCGATGCTTATCAAGAGGAGCAAGGGCAGTTTTCCAAGTCTACCCTGAGAGCATCGCTCAGCGTGAGCTGATCCTTCGCCAGGCCTTACAAGCTGGATTCGGTGGTGGACTCGTTGTCGACTACCCACACAG TACTAAGAAGAGAAAAGAGTTCTTGGTCCTCACATGTGGCTCTGTTCCAACCAGTATTAACGATGGGCATAAAGGAAGTGGCTCGGAAGATGATGACGATGATAGTGAAGACGAAGACAATGGAAtg GTATGTGTATCAGATAGGAATAGGCCAAGGAAGAAGCAGAGAACGAACAAGAAAGGGAAAGGAAGGGAATGGGTTTTGAGGAAGAAGGAACAAAGTAGAAGGAAAGGAAACGATGTTCCTGCTGATTCCAAGTACACCGCAAGGAAACGCAAGTCGCGTTTCTGA
- the BNAA03G10360D gene encoding glycosyltransferase BC10, which yields MGETQNLHLPLRNRSSLKKPLLIVLLVCITSILLVCTYMYPQHKVKSPACEGLSTRGCQAALSGWLDVHVRKHTDEEVAARVVIRDILRTPPALTSKSKIAFMFLTPGTLPFEKLWDKFLQGQEGRFSVYIHPSRLRPVHISRHFSDREIHSDQVTWGRISMVDAERRLLANALEDPDNQHFVLLSESCIPLHTFDYTYRYLMQGNVSFIDSFEDRGPHGTGRHMDHMLPEIPRQDFRKGAQWFTMKRQHALIVMADNLYYSKFRQFCRPGVEANKNCIADEHYLPTFFHMLDPGGISNWSVTYVDWSERRWHPKTYRARDISLKFLKNITSDDVSVHVTSVGKRGEELHWPCTWNGIRRPCYLFARKFHSDSVNKLVRLFPNYTSTVV from the exons ATGGGGGAGACACAGAACCTCCACTTGCCTCTCCGTAACCGCTCTTCATTAAAGAAGCCCTTACTAATCGTTCTACTAGTCTGCATCACGAGCATCCTCTTGGTCTGCACTTACATGTACCCACAGCACAAAGTCAAGAGCCCCGCTTGCGAGGGCTTATCCACCAGAGGCTGCCAAGCTGCTCTCTCCGGATGGCTTGACGTTCACGTCAGGAAACACACTGACGAGGAAGTCGCGGCTCGAGTTGTGATCAGAGACATACTCAGAACACCTCCCGCTCTGACCTCTAAATCGAAGATAGCGTTCATGTTCTTGACCCCTGGTACTCTGCCGTTTGAGAAGCTGTGGGATAAGTTTCTCCAGGGTCAAGAAGGGAGGTTCAGTGTTTACATCCACCCGTCGAGGCTGAGACCGGTTCACATCAGCCGTCACTTTTCGGACCGGGAGATTCATAGTGATCAGGTCACGTGGGGGAGGATCTCTATGGTTGATGCTGAGAGACGGCTTCTTGCAAATGCTCTTGAGGATCCTGATAACCAGCACTTTGTTCTTCTTTCTGAGAG CTGCATACCGTTGCATACGTTTGACTACACTTATAGATATTTGATGCAGGGTAATGTCAGCTTCATTGACAG TTTTGAGGATCGTGGACCTCATGGGACAGGGAGACACATGGATCACATGTTACCTGAAATCCCAAGGCAAGATTTCAGAAAGGGTGCTCAG TGGTTCACAATGAAGCGTCAACACGCTTTGATAGTGATGGCTGATAATCTCTACTACTCTAAATTCCGCCAGTTCTGCAGA CCAGGGGTAGAAGCAAATAAGAACTGCATTGCGGATGAACATTACCTACCTACATTCTTCCAT ATGCTTGATCCGGGAGGAATCTCGAACTGGTCAGTCACATATGTTGATTGGTCTGAGCGTAGATGGCATCCTAAGACATACAGAGCTCGCGATATCTCACTCAAGTTCTTGAAAAATATCACG TCTGATGACGTGAGTGTACACGTGACAAGCGTTGGCAAG cgTGGAGAAGAGCTTCATTGGCCATGTACATGGAACGGTATAAGAAGACCATGTTACTTATTCGCAAGGAAGTTCCACTCAGATTCTGTTAACAAACTTGTCAGACTCTTCCCAAACTACACCAGCACAGTGGTCTGA
- the LOC106443289 gene encoding cytochrome P450 71B10, translating into MIINVIFKKSLSLHKSVTKVHAYKKQELCFIITCSLTNVKRVKNMAVIWLLSLLFLISILITAVKRTKQSDGRQPPSPPGLPFIGNLHQLGPLPHQSLWELSKKYGPVMLVKLGRVPTVVVSSPDTAKQVLRDHDLNCCSRPSVEGARKLSYNFRDIAFSRYDDYWKELRKLCVMELFSTKQVNLIQPIKKMEMKKLIHSITESAYKKTPVNLSETYLSLNANVVCKASFGVSFQGTVLNNEKFQALVHEAIEMLGSFSASDFFPYIGWIFDWFTGLHARRERSVRDLDAFYEQMIDLHLQKNREERSEDDFVDLLLKLEKEEAVLGYGKLTRNHIKAILMNILLGGINTSAITMTWAMAELARNPRVMKKVQSEIRDQIGKNKEARIISLDETDKLKYLKMVIKETWRLHPVSPLLVAREVISEFKINGYTIQPKTRLHVNTWGTGRDPEIWKDPKEFIPERFMDRDIEANGQHFELLPFGGGRRICPAMYMGATTVEFGLANLLYQFDWKIPEGVEDVDMDEASGLTSHKKHDLLLVPVKSFDF; encoded by the exons ATGATAATTAatgtcatatttaaaaaatcattatctCTTCACAAATCTGTTACAAAAGTTCATGCATATAAAAAACAAGAGCTTTGCTTTATCATCACTTGCTCACTTACAAACGTGAAACGTGTTAAGAACATGGCAGTGATTTGGCTTCTATCGCTTCTCTTCCTCATCTCTATCCTTATCACCGCCGTGAAGCGCACTAAGCAGAGCGACGGTCGGCAACCACCATCTCCTCCTGGCTTACCGTTCATCGGGAACTTGCACCAGCTGGGACCATTACCACATCAGTCTCTATGGGAACTCTCAAAGAAGTATGGTCCTGTGATGTTAGTGAAACTCGGAAGAGTTCCAACAGTTGTAGTTTCTTCCCCTGACACGGCAAAACAAGTTCTTAGAGATCATGACCTTAATTGTTGTAGCCGTCCAAGCGTGGAAG GTGCAAGAAAACTTTCTTATAACTTTAGAGACATTGCTTTCTCTAGATATGATGATTACTGGAAAGAGTTAAGGAAGCTGTGTGTTATGGAACTCTTTAGTACTAAACAAGTGAACTTGATTCAACCCAtcaagaagatggagatgaagaagctgATTCACTCAATCACTGAATCTGCTTATAAGAAAACTCCGGTTAACTTGAGCGAGACGTATCTTTCCCTGAATGCTAACGTGGTTTGCAAGGCATCATTTGGTGTGAGTTTTCAAGGGACTGTGCTCAACAATGAAAAGTTCCAAGCTTTAGTCCATGAGGCTATTGAGATGTTGGGGAGCTTCTCTGCTTCAGATTTTTTCCCCTATATAGGTTGGATCTTTGATTGGTTCACAGGTTTACATGCAAGGAGGGAGAGAAGTGTGAGAGATCTTGATGCTTTCTATGAACAGATGATTGATTTACATCTACAGAAAAATAGAGAAGAAAGAAGTGAAGATGATTTTGTGGACTTGCTCTTGAAGCTGGAGAAGGAAGAAGCTGTTCTTGGATATGGCAAACTCACAAGAAACCATATCAAAGCTATCTTGATG AACATTCTTCTAGGGGGAATCAATACTTCTGCAATAACCATGACATGGGCAATGGCGGAACTCGCAAGAAACCCACGAGTGATGAAGAAAGTTCAATCCGAAATCAGAGACCAGATAGGGAAAAACAAAGAAGCAAGAATCATAAGCTTAGACGAAACAGATAAACTCAAGTACTTGAAAATGGTAATCAAAGAAACATGGAGGTTACATCCAGTGTCACCTCTTCTAGTGGCAAGAGAAGTAATATCTGAGTTCAAGATCAACGGCTACACAATTCAACCAAAGACAAGGCTTCATGTCAACACATGGGGTACTGGACGCGATCCCGAGATATGGAAAGATCCAAAAGAGTTTATCCCAGAGCGGTTTATGGACCGTGACATTGAGGCAAATGGGCAGCACTTTGAGTTGTTACCCTTTGGAGGTGGTCGAAGAATTTGTCCAGCAATGTACATGGGGGCGACAACAGTTGAGTTTGGTCTCGCGAATCTCTTGTATCAGTTTGATTGGAAGATACCAGAAGGTGTTGAAGATGTTGACATGGATGAAGCTTCTGGACTCACTTCCCATAAGAAACATGATCTTCTACTTGTTCCTGTGAAATCTTTTGATTTTTGA
- the LOC106436552 gene encoding cytochrome P450 81F2, with amino-acid sequence MDYVLVLLPLVLFLLAYKFLFSTKTKRYNLPPGPTPFPIVGNLHLVKPPVHRLFRNFAAKYGEIFSLRYGSRQVVVISSLPLVRECFMGQNDVILTNRPHFLTAKYVAYDYTTIGTAAYGDHWRNLRRICSLEILSSHRLTGLLSVRRDEIQRLLTRLSRDYNGHVVELEPLLADLTFNNIVRMVTGRRYYGDQVHNEEEANLFKKLVTEINDNSGASHPGDYLPILKVFGHGYEKKVKALGEAMDTFLQRLLDDCRRDGESNTMLSHLLSLQLDQPMYYSDVIIKGLMLSMMLAGTDTAAVTLEWAMANLLNNPEVLKKAKSEIDVKIGQERLVDEPDIVNLPYLQNIVSETFRLCPAAPLLVPRSSSEDLKIGGYDVPRGAIVLVNSWAIHRDPKLWDEPEKFMPERFEEKEAANTNKLMMFGNGRRTCPGAALGQRMVSLALGSLIQCFDWEKVNGEKIDMTENPGMAMRKLVPLRAVCYQRPIMASLFA; translated from the exons atggattacgttttggttttGTTGCCACTCGTATTGTTTCTATTAGCTTACAAATTCTTATTCTCAACCAAAACCAAGCGTTACAATCTCCCACCAGGACCAACTCCCTTTCCCATCGTCGGCAATCTCCACCTCGTGAAACCGCCGGTCCACCGTCTCTTTCGCAACTTTGCGGCAAAATATGGCGAAATCTTCTCCCTACGTTATGGCTCTCGCCAAGTCGTCGTGATATCTTCTTTGCCTCTCGTCAGAGAATGCTTCATGGGTCAGAACGACGTCATTTTAACAAACCGGCCGCATTTTCTGACCGCCAAATACGTCGCCTACGACTATACCACGATCGGGACCGCCGCTTACGGCGACCATTGGCGTAATCTCCGCCGTATTTGCTCTCTTGAGATCCTTTCCTCTCACCGTCTCACCGGACTCCTCTCCGTTCGTAGAGACGAGATCCAACGGTTGCTCACGAGACTCTCGCGTGACTACAATGGCCATGTCGTTGAGCTTGAGCCTCTTCTTGCAGATTTAACTTTCAATAATATTGTCCGTATGGTCACAGGAAGACGTTACTACGGAGACCAG GTTCACAACGAGGAAGAGGCGAATCTATTCAAGAAACTAGTGACAGAGATCAACGACAATAGTGGTGCGAGCCATCCAGGAGATTATCTACCGATTCTCAAAGTTTTTGGCCACGGCTACGAGAAGAAAGTGAAAGCACTTGGCGAAGCCATGGACACTTTCTTGCAGCGGCTACTTGATGATTGCCGAAGAGATGGGGAAAGCAACACAATGCTTAGTCATTTGTTGTCTTTACAACTAGACCAACCCATGTACTACAGTGACGTCATCATCAAAGGCCTCATGCTC AGTATGATGCTTGCGGGGACGGATACTGCAGCCGTGACGCTAGAATGGGCCATGGCGAATTTGTTAAACAACCCTGAAGTGTTGAAGAAGGCAAAGTCCGAGATAGACGTTAAGATCGGACAAGAACGTTTGGTCGACGAGCCGGACATTGTGAATCTcccttatctccaaaacatagTCTCCGAGACTTTTAGGCTGTGTCCTGCCGCACCACTCCTTGTCCCGCGTTCTTCTTCTGAAGATCTCAAAATTGGTGGATACGACGTGCCACGTGGCGCTATCGTACTAGTGAACTCTTGGGCCATACATAGAGACCCGAAGCTCTGGGATGAGCCCGAGAAGTTCATGCCCGAGCGGTTCGAAGAAAAAGAAGCAGCAAACACGAATAAGCTGATGATGTTTGGGAACGGACGAAGGACGTGTCCGGGTGCGGCTTTGGGACAAAGGATGGTGTCGTTGGCTTTAGGATCATTGATTCAATGCTTTGACTGGGAAAAAGTCAATGGTGAGAAGATTGATATGACCGAGAATCCTGGAATGGCTATGCGTAAGCTCGTGCCGTTACGAGCCGTTTGTTATCAGCGTCCCATTATGGCTAGTCTCTTTGCTTAA
- the LOC125599714 gene encoding transcription factor bHLH35-like: MDDINQEFSNYWEPNSFLQNEEFKYDSWPLEEAISGSYDSSSPDGAASSPASKNIVLERNRRQKLNQRLFALRAVVPNITKMDKASIIKDAISYIQGLQYEETKLEAEIRELESTPKSSLSFGKDFDCDLLVPVTSKRMKQLDSGSSRSLIEVLELKVTFMGERTMVVNVTCNKRTDTMVKLCEVFESLNLKIITSNLNSFSGMIFNTLFIEADEEEQDVLRLKIESGIGAYNGAQSPTWSMESLY, from the exons ATGGACGATATCAACCAAGAATTCAGTAATTACTGGGAACCCAACTCCTTCCTCCAAAACGAAGAGTTTAAATACGACag CTGGCCGTTGGAGGAAGCTATTTCCGGATCATATGATTCGAGTTCACCTGACGGTGCGGCTTCGTCTCCAGCTTCAAAGAATATTGTGTTGGAGAGAAACAGAAGGCAAAAGCTTAACCAGAGGCTCTTTGCTCTTCGTGCAGTTGTTCCTAATATCACTAAG ATGGATAAAGCATCAATAATCAAAGATGCTATAAGTTACATACAAGGGTTACAATATGAAGAAACGAAGCTTGAAGCTGAGATCAGAGAACTTGAATCTACACCAAAGAGTAGCTTGAGTTTCGGTAAAGATTTTGATTGTGATCTACTGGTTCCTGTCACATCCAAGAGGATGAAGCAGCTTGATTCTGGCTCTTCCCGTTCTCTCATAGAAGTTCTTGAA TTGAAGGTAACATTCATGGGAGAGAGAACAATGGTGGTGAATGTAACATGTAATAAGAGGACAGACACAATGGTGAAACTGTGTGAAGTTTTTGAGTCATTGAATCTAAAAATCATCACTTCCAATCTCAACTCTTTCTCCGGCATGATCTTCAACACTCTCTTCATTGAG GCagatgaagaagaacaagatGTGTTGAGGTTGAAAATAGAATCAGGAATAGGAGCTTATAATGGAGCTCAGAGCCCCACTTGGAGCATGGAGTCTCTATACTAA
- the LOC106443288 gene encoding probable FBD-associated F-box protein At1g32375: MDLISELPESLLLSILSLLPAQDVASTMLLSKRWRFLWTSVPRLEYDDSYQSIEYGRFSRFVDRFLFLHEAPVIETLHFKLGKTCGGEDIRVWIRAADKFCVRELIFEIDSSSNDSPPILLPSSLYTGCRMLVTLKLNKVILEDTSSSIAFPSLKTLSLVSVEYPGDEFVSSLLSSCPVLEDLHVEQRPYDNVTIFTVRVPSLKSLVLSIIMGKGFSVIDGFVIDTPSLEWLDIVDYRNAFCIIENDMPKIMTARFDVNYKHPGEILRYITSVKRLYLCLLLTSENVYPSGSIFYCLVHLKICTCMTKWLNLLMCMLRDSPKLKSLKLEQCHILQAWRPCWKEPNSVPECLLSSLEALEWVGYEGTEEEKEVVAFILRSANCLEKVSICSNSTDPCKKLELVKELLFLSRCSSTCNFIFD; encoded by the exons ATGGATTTGATAAGTGAGTTGCCTGAATCGCTGCTCTTGAGCATATTGTCGCTACTGCCTGCGCAAGACGTTGCGTCAACGATGCTTTTGTCTAAACGATGGCGGTTTCTTTGGACGTCCGTGCCAAGACTTGAATATGATGATAGCTACCAGAGTATTGAATACGGAAGATTCTCCCGCTTTGTAGACAGGTTTTTGTTTCTGCACGAAGCTCCCGTGATAGAGACTTTGCATTTTAAACTTGGTAAAACCTGTGGTGGTGAAGATATCCGAGTGTGGATTAGAGCTGCAGATAAATTCTGTGTGCGTGAGTTGATTTTCGAAATCGACTCGTCGTCTAATGATTCTCCACCCATACTACTTCCAAGTAGTTTGTACACAGGGTGTAGAATGCTTGTGACTTTGAAACTAAATAAAGTGATCCTTGAAGATACTTCTTCCTCTATTGCTTTCCCATCTCTTAAAACTTTGAGCCTTGTATCTGTGGAGTACCCTGGTGATGAATTTGTTAGTAGTCTTTTATCAAGTTGTCCTGTTCTTGAAGACTTGCACGTGGAACAACGTCCGTATGACAACGTGACTATTTTCACCGTTAGAGTGCCTTCTTTAAAGAGTTTGGTATTATCGATCATCATGGGTAAGGGTTTTTCAGTGATAGATGGGTTTGTGATAGATACTCCTTCATTGGAGTGGTTGGACATTGTCGATTATAGGAATGCATTTTGCATCATTGAGAATGATATGCCTAAGATTATGACGGCAAGGTTTGACGTCAATTATAAGCATCCTGGGGAGATTCTGCGTTATATTACTTCAGTCAAGCGTCTctatttatgtttattattaacTTCGGAG AATGTGTATCCTTCTGGTAGCATCTTCTATTGTCTTGTACATTTAAAGATATGCACATGTATGACAAAGTGGTTGAATCTACTTATGTGTATGCTCAGAGATTCCCCTAAACTAAAATCTCTCAAACTCGAACAG TGCCATATCCTTCAGGCTTGGCGTCCATGTTGGAAGGAACCGAACTCAGTTCCTGAATGTCTGTTATCGAGTCTAGAAGCTCTTGAATGGGTAGGATATGAAggaacagaagaagaaaaagaagtagTGGCATTCATCTTAAGAAGCGCAAACTGTTTAGAAAAAGTAAGCATCTGCTCTAATTCTACAGACCCTTGCAAGAAACTTGAGCTTGTCAAAGAGTTGTTGTTTCTGTCAAGGTGTTCAAGTAcctgtaattttatatttgactgA
- the LOC106443287 gene encoding uncharacterized protein LOC106443287, whose amino-acid sequence MCLVCLCDDEETELGRQQAPGSCPYCGGKVQMLDVERKWMFCFVPLCFKIKRKYLCSSCDRRLVLYH is encoded by the coding sequence ATGTGTCTGGTGTGTTTATGTGATGATGAAGAGACAGAGTTAGGGAGACAACAAGCACCTGGATCGTGTCCGTATTGTGGAGGTAAAGTGCAAATGCTTGATGTCGAAAGAAAATGGATGTTTTGTTTCGTTCCTCTCTGTTTCAAGATTAAGAGGAAGTACTTGTGTTCTTCTTGCGATCGTCGTCTCGTTTTGtatcattaa
- the LOC106436540 gene encoding nucleotide-sugar uncharacterized transporter 1-like, protein MLLTPRMMISSWLGKDAKKILKRKDSDAGEKGKALEDLRASLFNRFRSPETPKRQQQQQTHRVCGPTVALTFNFFVAISIIFMNKWVLKNIGFEFPVFLTFIHYVVAFILMALLKSFSLLPAPPPSSKSSSLSLYTLGIVMSLSTGLANVSLKYNSVGFYQMAKIAVTPSIVFAEFLWYRKRVSFMKVVALTVVSVGVAVATVTDLQFSLFGACVALAWIIPSATNKILWSNMQQRENWTALALMWKTTPITLLFLVSMIPFLDPPGALSFDWSLANTSAIFVSAFLGFFLQWSGALALGATSAITHVVLGQFKTCVLLLGNFYIFGSNSGVVSVCGAIVAIIGTSLYTYLNTRNQSLKASSSSSSLLDKKSRFSELKDDEKSLLEPYGSDAV, encoded by the exons ATGTTATTAACGCCGAGGATGATGATTAGCTCGTGGCTCGGCAAAGATGCGAAGAAGATTCTCAAACGCAAAGACAGTGACGCTGGTGAAAAAG GGAAAGCTTTAGAGGACTTGCGAGCTTCGTTGTTCAACAGGTTCCGTTCGCCGGAGACTCCAAAGagacagcagcagcagcagacaCACCGTGTCTGTGGCCCAACCGTTGCTCTCACTTTCAACTTCTTCGTTGCTATTAGCATTATCTTCATGAACAAATGG GTGCTTAAAAACATAGGCTTTGAGTTCCCAGTGTTCCTCACTTTCATTCACTACGTTGTAGCTTTTATACTAATGGCTCTTCTCAAATCATTCTCCCTTCTCCCCGCTCCACCTCCTTCCTCCAAGTCATCCTCTCTTTCGCTCTACACTCTTGGTATTGTTATGTCGCTCTCTACTGGTCTCGCTAATGTCAGCCTCAAGTACAACAG TGTTGGATTCTACCAGATGGCGAAAATAGCGGTCACGCCTTCTATAGTCTTTGCAGAGTTCTTGTGGTATAGAAAGAGAGTTTCTTTCATGAAG GTGGTTGCACTTACAGTTGTATCTGTAGGAGTTGCGGTTGCAACTGTAACAGATTTACAGTTTAGTCTGTTTGGTGCTTGTGTGGCTTTGGCATGGATCATTCCTAGCGCTACCAACAAAATCTTATGGTCTAATATGCAACAGCGAGAGAATTGGACTGCATTAGC TTTGATGTGGAAGACAACGCCGATCACTCTCTTGTTTCTAGTCTCAATGATTCCGTTCTTGGATCCACCGGGTGCTCTGTCCTTCGACTGGAGCCTCGCCAACACATCCGCCATTTTCGTTTCAGCGTTTCTTGGTTTCTTTCTTCAGTGGTCTGGAGCTTTAGCTCTCGG AGCAACTTCCGCGATCACGCACGTTGTCCTGGGACAGTTCAAGACATGTGTTCTCCTCCTTGGGAACTTCTACATCTTCGGGTCGAATAGTGGTGTGGTTAGCGTTTGCGGTGCGATTGTGGCGATTATTGGGACGTCTTTGTATACTTACCTTAACACGAGAAACCAGTCTCTTAAGgcttcgtcttcttcctcttctcttttGGACAAGAAGTCAAGATTCAGTGAGCTTAAGGATGATGAGAAGAGTCTTCTTGAACCTTACGGCTCTGACGCGGTTTAG